The following DNA comes from Camarhynchus parvulus chromosome 7, STF_HiC, whole genome shotgun sequence.
ATGCTCAGTTCCAAATTCTCTGCAGCAATTTGCTCTGCTCTCTAGTCTAGAGCAGACTAAAGTAGTGATGGCATGAGAACACACAGAGGCTATGGTTATTATGGTTATTGCACCAGCTCCTCCACGGTGTGGTGGTGATAATGGTAGCTGTGATGATCCAAACCTTGTGTGTTTTGAAAGTTCATCCATTTCTTCCCCAGCTACAAGCATTACTCTAATGAAAGAGGTGACTTGGCAGGATCAGTCCTGCTTCACTAATATGGGGCATCTCTTTTCCCAACAGAACCGAAAGGATCTGGTggaggcggcggcggtggcTTTGGAGgaggcggcagcggcgggggttttggtggtggcagtggtggtggcTTCGGTGGCGGTGGACCACCTGGCCTTGGAGGCCTTTTTCAAGCAGGAATGCCAAAGCTCAGATGTACTGCAAATCGAGATGCTGGTAAGAAAGACCGTGAATTTCCAGCGTGAAAAAATGGCATTGCTTAAAACCTTCATAGCTCTGCAATAAATTACCTGCTGGGATTGAGGAAACCATCAAATATTGTAGGCTCTtaggaaatgtaattttcagcttgaatcttgttttatttttactgttagGTTTTATGAGGGAGAAGCAAGACTCTCTTTCCACCCATCCTCCTCATTATTGATGAAAGCTAAAGATCTTGGTAATGTTGAATGGCTACCTGCAAAGTACAGTCAGGCAAATTACATCCTGCCTTAGCTGTTGGGTGTGCAGGACAAGAGGGGAACAGAGGAGGATCCAGGCTAATTCTTTCTTGTGCACCAGGAAAAAGTATCTACTTTCCAAATGGAAAGTACTTGTGTCAGCTCCACAACGGCATGATTTGCTGCTTAGGGAGTGCATGAGGCATCCCAGCTGGCTGGTACACACACTGCAGATGGAGGCTTGTCTGGAGTGTGCTTCTGGCTGACAAAACAGCTGCCCCAAGCCTCATGCCCCTTTAAACTAGGACATCTGGGGTCACTGAGTTTTTTAAGTTCAAGGACGTAGGATTTCATACTTGTTGAAGGACTATGCTATGGAGATTGTAGTGTTAcaaatattacatattttataacCTAACATAATTTTCCAGCACATGTGTACAAAACAGTCTCTCAGAGCTGGTATTTTCTATTATGTCACAGTTTATTTTTGGGAACTTGTATTAATACAAAAGTTCCTGGCTTCGCAGAACAGTACTTGTGAACTGCAAGGCCAGCTGCCTTCTTCTTGACCTGCAAAACTACATCCTTAGATCACAGCTACTAGAAAGGGCTGAGAAGAGCTTTTTGCTGACCTTTTGTtgttaaatgtaatttaaaagctAAGATTTCTTTGCTCTCGGGGTGATGCTGTTTGGTACTTGTTCTTTACCATTTCTTCCCTCCCCGTTCTATTGCTTGCTGTATGATGGCTGCATCACTTGTGGCCACTTAACTCGTGCCTCATCAGCAATATCAGGACGTCACCTGGTACTCGAGTGGTTTCCCAATGGTACCGGCGTTGGGGCTGAGCCTCAAGGCAAGGATGCCCCGTGCCGGGCTGCGCCCTGGCCGCTCGCAGACCCTCGGGAGCCGCGGCCCCGGTGCGACGGCGCTGAtgctccctgtcctgtgtccGCAGACGCCGGGGGAGGCCGGCCGCCCGTCCTGCCGCCCGGAGGCCGCTCCGCCACCGCCAAGCCCTTCTCCCCGCCCGAGCGGCCCGCCGCGTTCCGGGGCCGCCCTCGGGGATCGCGCACCGCCGCCCCGGACCCGCAGAGAGCCGCGTGCGCCGCCGAGGCCCGACGCCGGCTTCGAAGCCCGAGGCGGCGCCGCCGCCTGTGCCCAGCACGCCCCGGCCCATCGCCTCCAGCCTGCACAACCGGGCTCGCCGCCGGTGCCGGGGCTGAGCcggcagcccagcctggggccctcgccgccgccgcccttCCCGGGCAGCCGGGGCGCAGGGTCGGCAGCGCCCCTCCGGCAGCCGGGCCCCGGCGCCGGCCCCCTTTTTTCGGGccggccgccgctgccgcccaCCCCGGGCCGCGGCCGCGAGACAAaccgccgcccccgccgccgcccccgccgagcaccggccgcccgcccgccgggaGGCGTCTctgccaccgccgccgccgcagaACAGCAAACCGCCCGTGCCCGCCGCTCCCCGGCCCGCCCTCGGCGCCCGGCACCCCGCTGCCCCCCAGCAGACCGGGGCCGCCCCGGTGCCGCCCGTCCCGCCCCGGCGGCGACGAGATGCCGCGGCTGCCGCAGAGGAACATCTCGCTGGGGTCGTGCCCGGCGTCCGGCGGGGGCCGCTCCGGAccgctgcccccgccgcccgGAGAGAGACCGCCGCCGCCCGTCAGAGACCCGCCCGGCCGCTCAGGTGGggacggggacacggggagagGGCGCTTTGGCCGGGACAGGTGGTGCAGGACGAGAGGGCGCTTTGGCCATGCCCATGCTAGTTTCACGTGCAGAACAAACACATCCCAGGATGACATCCCTGTTAGGCACTAGGAATTCTGCAGTTGGAAGCAAGGATTTGTGGGCGTCAAGGTGGCTTAAGGAAAGTCAAAGTGCATCACCAGTGTGCTCACGTGTACTTTTATAGATCTTGGTAACTTTCGTTATAGTCACTGTAATTGACTAGGGTTGCAAAGGGATTTCCCCATTACCTTCTTTGATGCAAAGCAGCTTCTGGTAAAGTGACAGCATCTGACTTCCTGAGTCAACCAGCATGAGTTAATGGTTGCGTTCTCACGAGTGGAGGTTTGTGGAACCTGACCCTTCTACGTGTTCAGAGACACAAGCGCAGTCAAATACAATAGCTTTAATAAAAGACCGCGCCAAGAGTTGTTAAATGTAATAGCACTTGTTACAGTGTGACTAAGTGTTGTTACTTACCATATGTAGATATCAAATTAGACTAAGAGTAGAATCGTCTCCTTTGACCAATTTCATAATACACATTGTCCTCTGTGACAACTGTTGTTCATAACTTTTAAGAATTCCACATCATAACTCAGCTCTCTGATACCTGATAGTTGTCCCTTGAGATGAGAGAATTTAGGCACAATCAAACCCTGTAACAGGTGGAGAAAAGCATTGCGCAGAAGATACTGCTGGGAAACTCCATGGAGTTGCCTTTCGTTTCATCCTTTGCAATAAACTCAGAAATCATCTCTAGCCTGCCCAGTCCTAGACAATAGAAATGAATGTCATGGGAGCTCCCACAGACAGCTATCTTGCTGTCAAGCTCCTTGAACCAGTCTGGAGCTCCAATACCTACAGCAGCTGTACAGAAAATAGTGGCCCTGTAACTGTGCTTTGTGGAGCTGGTTGCCAGCATCAAGGATGGCACAATGCTAGTGCAGCCTGCAgtaaataaatcaaagaaatcCCATTACAATTGACCAAATTGATGGATCAAAGTTGCAGAGAGTGTCTGCAATTATTCAGTCACTTCCAAGAGTTTGTTCTGTGGTGGCCTTAGCTGCCACCAGTGCTTTCCTACTTGACCCTTTTCTTTGGCAGATAGTTTTAGCAAACCTGCACTAACTTTCTTCTGGCTCAATTCCAGCTCAGTAAGTAGAAGGAAGTTGTAGCAGTACATTCTAAACATGAATACACCTCTTCTGCAGTAGTTCAGTATAGACAGTGGAGTTTAGCTAGGTTTAGAGAGAGAAGCAAAACTATTCTGAAAGTTGCTGAATGCTTCTCATTCTTTGAAACCATTCCCTGAAGGCAAACTTCAGTAATTTGTAAAATAAGAAGGGGAGCAAAAATACACGAAGTACAGCATGTTTCTTGAAATGTTTCAATGCTTTTTGCTGGAGACACAATATCTACTGCTCTCTTTTTCAAAGTGCGTGTCTGTAGATAGATTTCATCAAGACAGGGAAGCATTTATTGAAAATTAACATAATTGTCAATTGCCCAACTGCCCCAAACAGAGGTAGTGAGACTT
Coding sequences within:
- the WIPF1 gene encoding LOW QUALITY PROTEIN: WAS/WASL-interacting protein family member 1 (The sequence of the model RefSeq protein was modified relative to this genomic sequence to represent the inferred CDS: inserted 6 bases in 4 codons; deleted 4 bases in 3 codons), with the protein product MPVPPPPAPPPPPTLALANTEKPSLSKSEQAGRNALLSDITKGKKLKKTVTNDRSAPILDKPKGSGGGGGGGFGGGGSGGGFGGGSGGGFGGGGPPGLGGLFQAGMPKLRCTANRDADAGGGRPPVLPPGGRSATAKPFSPPERPAAFRGRPRGSRTAAPDPQRXPRAPPRPDAGSKPEAAPPPVPSTPRPIASSLHNXGSPPVPGLSRQPSLGPSPPPPFPGSRGAGSAAPLRQPGPGAGPLFSGRPPLPPTPGRGXRDKPPPPPPPAEHRPPARREASLPPPPPQNSKPPVPAAPRPAXSAPGTPLPPSRPGPPRCRPSRPGGDEMPRLPQRNISLGSCPASGGGRSGPLPPPPGERPPPPVRDPPGRSGPLPPPPPISRNGSTSRALPSTPQPPSRAGLDSPRAGPRPPLPPDRPGSAAPPPPPPPSAAVRNGFQDPGDDEWESRFSFHPISDLPPPEPYVPMNRSYPSKLARNDSRGGSVRKERGAPPLPPIPR